The genomic stretch ACCTACCAGCTCACCGCTTTCCTCTGCGCACCTTGATGCAGACCGTGATCACCATCGGGATCGTACTCGCCGCAGCGGGCTATCTGGCGTGGTTGTGGGCGCCGAAGCGGCAGGGGGCCGCGACGAACGCCTCAGAGGATGCTAGCGGCACCTGCACCGGTTGCAGCGGCTGCTCGGGCCGCTGACTCAGTCCCCCTGCTCGGTGCGTGCGGGCTTCACCAGCAGCCGCGTGTCCACCAGCTTCACGCCATCGAGCTTGTCAATGGCCTTCCTGGCCTCGCTTGAATCGCTCATCTCCACGAAACCGAAGCCACGGCTCACGCCCGTGATGCTGTCGGTGACCACCTCGGCCCGCTTCACCTCGCCGAAGTGGCCGAAGAGCAGCTGCAGGTGGAGGTCAGTGATGGAATGCGAAAGTCGGCCCACGAATATGTTCATGCGTCAGCGGTTCAGGTTGATAAAGAAGAGCGGCGCTG from Flavobacteriales bacterium encodes the following:
- a CDS encoding RNA-binding protein encodes the protein MNIFVGRLSHSITDLHLQLLFGHFGEVKRAEVVTDSITGVSRGFGFVEMSDSSEARKAIDKLDGVKLVDTRLLVKPARTEQGD